AAATTGCCCATTACGGGCATTTTTTCCGGCAAATGTTGACGAAATTCCCAGCATATTTTCTTACACAACAGTACTAATTTTCGCCCCCTTCCACGCACACACAACTGTAGTTACAGGTGTCTCAAAACTGGCAACTTTTGAAATTATGGCTAGCCCCTCCACAGTGGCACAACAAAAACATGACTTCATTATTTAATATACGGTTGGTACACTGCGCATTGTGGGCTTTAAGTCTAACATTAGTAGTTAACTAGAAATTACTCCGCGTAAATATTAGAAACAAATCTCATaggctatgcttgcgtggtgcatgcgccaGAACCGACTACAGCAGACGTAGacgcactgtgaccgctaattattgGTCGTCGCAGGAGAATTTGACCATTTATGAAATTCCCGCATTATCAGAAAGATTCCTTTTTTCCCTTGAGATCAAAATGACGGGCGAAAGTTCCCCGAAAAAGAGAAAATTTCTTGTACGAAACACCCCTTATCATCGTTGCTTAATTCGGTCAAACAAATAAATGGCTCACGTCAATTTTCTCGTGCTTACCCTTGTTTATTACTACCAATCATATACACTGCAATAGGCACTTCCTCTTCTAGTGCGTCAGCAATAGCGATAATAAATACATGTCGATATAAACTTCATATATAGTGAAACATTCTACAGAGCATATTACCGAATATTACTTGCCGAATATTACTTGCCGAATATTACTTACCGAATATTACGTGCCGAATAAAACTAAACAGTGTTTAATTTTTATATTGTCCGTTTAATCACCAAGAACAGAATTTTTATGAATATATTCAAGATTTTTGCTTGGTCACCGTAGAGATCGAGGTCACTAACATCGTAAATTTCTTGCCAGCTGCAATTAGTAGTGATTATTGTCTTGCAGTGTGTTCTGCGTGCGCACAGTGCTCATTCTGTTTCTGCTTTTCTCTTCATCTTGCCCTTTTTTTTACTTACACACGAGTTCAGAAAGCTTGCTGCTAACACATATAGACTTCTCAACTCATCTACTAATCATTCGAATGGTCTCTCTGTGTGTTTTTTGTCTAAATATGGTTCGTATACTTCTTTGTTGGCAGGAATGGGTGCGGGTATCGTGCTCGTCAGCTTCATGGTCACCTTGGGCCTGCACTTCGACAAGTACTTGGCCGTCGCCAGTGGACTCCGTGACGCTGGCACCACGCTGTGCGCCTTCGCGTTTCCGTCTCTGCTGTCCTTCCTCAACAGCCGCTACGGCCTCCGAGGCACCCTCCTCATCTACAGTGCTCTCGCCATGAACGTCACGGTCGTCGCTCTCTTCTTGTGGGTGCGTGTTCGAGAGAGCGAAGAAGAAGAACGCGCAGCTGGACGAAGGCCTACATTAATAGCAACAAAACTCAGCGGTGTGCCTTCACTGTTGAAGTTGCCAGAGGCCTACGCCGGCGACAACGAATGTCAGCAGTCGCTCGCCTCACTTCTACGCATGCTCGCCGTATTGAAGGCTCCCAGTTTCTACGTCGTCGTTCTGGGTGCCACGGTGGAGATCTACGGCTATACCGTGTTCCTGGAGACCATAGACGCTTACGCACTCGACAAGGGAGCGTCCAGGCAGGCGGCCGACATGGCGATCACGTACGCGACCATCGCCGAAATCGTGGGCTACGTCGGAGTGCCCTTGATCGCTGACATGAACTTCGTGAGCCGCCCTACGCTGATGACCATCTGCTTCACCCTGCTCACGCTGTGGTACGCGCTTGTTCCGTACACGTCGTCGCCTATCACGTACGTCGTGGACGGCGCCCTCCTCATTACATTCATCGCTGCCGCCAGCTCGCTGCGGTGCTCGCTTATGACACAGTACTTTGGTGCCGTCCGGGTGCCCCTGTGCATGACGGCTCTTGGGCTGCTTCTCATTCCTCTACAACTGAGCAGCCCCACGATCATAGGTAAGTGACTGGTCATTGAAATCGGAAAGCGGCTGtggtttctgaatgtcgtaaatCGAAAAAAAACGAGCTAACGGTACAAGCCACGCGAGCTGTTTCTATTTGTCCCACTGCATGTAGACTGGATGATAGCAAAGCAAGCAGGTAGACCCGAAATGGTGCGCAATCAAATATGACACACGTGGCGGTGCGGCCAGTATAAAATGTGCCCAGCCGCATCAGTAGTGCGTATGAGATCTGGGGTTGAATTACAAAATATAGCCATGTTTTTGGGTGTGATATACTGTTGTTGCGATACGAAACTATGTGCTGAAAAATTATGCTCTTAAAACTTATTAAACATAGCTCGCCTAGTGCGATATCCGAAGTGTAACCAGTGAGCACCTTATATATTCAGCAAATCGCACAAATAGAGTGCGTATATTTCTATgtatttttcttactttttctcgCTCCATTACCGGTAGCCCGCATTGCCTATCCGTTCATGGTGAATGGAGCCAAATGAATGTAATCAGCTGATATGAATCCTGACGTTGTACAAGACGGAAAGTGTAATGATCACAAGTCGCGAAAAGTTTTAAACGCGGAAGCGCAGCCAGATAACTTTATCAGTGTTATGAGCTCACTTGACAACTTTTTGTATTATTTCCTCAATAATTTTTATGTAGGCAACGTCACCACGTTCATGGCAAAATAACACCTTATAGTTGTACACAGAAACAGTTCTTTCCTGGACTTAAAACAAGTTACACTAGGAAAATGAAACGTGCGgtctactttttctaaacaaaaaagaaacaaaactctAGAATTCACATGAACAGCGTGAAGTTGACGCAACCCGGACTATACGTAATTTCGTCGTGCATTCTTCACTGAGCACGGTGGGAAGCATGCGCACATGCGGGTGGCGGAGGCGCCGCCAGTGGGGCGTCGCCGTGCTGGGAAACATGTCAGTAACTAGCATTAAATAATCACAACAATTTACGCTATACGTGCTCCTTAAGGCAtatttttttcgttgttgttccAGGCTACTTTCGGGATGGCCTCGGGTCCTACGATGGCATGTACCGTGCTCTGGCCGTGctgcacttcgtcgtcgtcatgcTTTACATTCCTCTCGCCGTGCACGAACGCAGAAAGAAGATTGGCTCATTCAAAACGCACACT
The sequence above is drawn from the Rhipicephalus microplus isolate Deutch F79 chromosome 3, USDA_Rmic, whole genome shotgun sequence genome and encodes:
- the LOC119182072 gene encoding monocarboxylate transporter 13, coding for MDRNWGIAVAAAVASFFNLATQINSGFFFVAIMDTFYVGHSKASWPQSVFNIMTYSGSLIVVVLQRHFTVSQITLLGSLMLWIPLIGAAFAPNIAVMTLALGALHGMGAGIVLVSFMVTLGLHFDKYLAVASGLRDAGTTLCAFAFPSLLSFLNSRYGLRGTLLIYSALAMNVTVVALFLWVRVRESEEEERAAGRRPTLIATKLSGVPSLLKLPEAYAGDNECQQSLASLLRMLAVLKAPSFYVVVLGATVEIYGYTVFLETIDAYALDKGASRQAADMAITYATIAEIVGYVGVPLIADMNFVSRPTLMTICFTLLTLWYALVPYTSSPITYVVDGALLITFIAAASSLRCSLMTQYFGAVRVPLCMTALGLLLIPLQLSSPTIIGYFRDGLGSYDGMYRALAVLHFVVVMLYIPLAVHERRKKIGSFKTHTNPFLHTTKL